In Bactrocera oleae isolate idBacOlea1 chromosome 5, idBacOlea1, whole genome shotgun sequence, a genomic segment contains:
- the Vlet gene encoding COMM domain-containing protein 10 produces MAANWIKITERAREGIKIINALPYDTFTTVLSFVHRQMIPATTEDVIEPENALEELERLVGVPRADFLLMIKTFSYILRRTSTFVIKPTRLHAELREKLQLQDDAKIDAIVRLWVRQTTPIMNSLACERYESNEIQDVAWKLNVEISSHCEQREKNALAMLQLKTGTGEDINLEMNHEELLQLYNQFECIQNELDALKHQQAEQKA; encoded by the exons atggCTGCCAATTGGATAAAAATTACTGAGAG AGCACgagagggtataaaaattataaatgcgcTACCTTATGATACTTTTACAACAGTGCTAAGTTTTGTTCATCGGCAAATGATACCGGCGACAACTGAGGATGTTATAGAGCCAGAAAATGCTTTGGAAGAATTGGAACGTTTAGTTGGTGTACCACgtgccgattttcttctaatgATTAAAACTTTTTCCTACATTTTACGACGCACGTCTACATTTGTCATCAAACCAACTCGATTGCACGCTGAATTACGAGAAAAGCTGCAGCTTCAAGATGATGCGAAAATCGATGCAATTGTTAGGTTATGGGTCCGCCAAACGACTCCAATAATGAATAGTTTGGCGTGTGAGCGTTATGAATCAAATGAGATACAAGATGTGGCGTGGAAATTAAATGTGGAAATCTCATCGCATTGTGAGCAACGTGAGAAAAATGCTTTGGCCATGTTGCAATTAAAAACTGGAACAGGGGAAGACATCAATTTAGAGATGAACCATGAAGAGTTGCTGCAATTATATAATCAGTTCGAGTGTATTCAAAACGAATTAGATGCCTTAAAACATCAACAGGCGGAGCAAAAGGCTTAG